The sequence TATTACCTGATGCGTATATGCATAAGCCAGAGCACGCTCCCTTCTTATAGCAGCTTCTTGCCGGTGTTGCAGATTGGCTTCAATCTGCTCTTTCGACTGCATGCTATCATCCCAATCCTCTCCAATCTATAGTCCAAATAAATAACTTGGTCAAAAGCTTCTCACAAACTATAAAGCATGTATATAGACAACAACAGTCTTTGAATTTCCATCTACTAAGGTAAAGAGCATTAGTAGTAATCCTTAGAGCTTTGCACGTGAGGGAAATGATTAGCCATAAACAGAATCATGGATCATATGGAAAGTGAGGCCAGTTTCATTTACCGATGCTCTAAACTTCTCGAGCTGCTCCCTTTCGTGTTTTTGCTGGATCTGATGCTGAATAGACAAGTTCTCCTCGGACTTTCTGGTTCTCCTTGCTCGAACCTCAGATTGCATACGTCCCAGCAGTTGCATATATTTTAAGGTGCTCGTTGCTTGGCGTTTCACTGATTGCCCTTCTATCAATGATCTTAGCCTCGCGTGACCTCTCAATGCCTTCAATGCTCTCCTTGCCTGAAATCAAACAACGGATTATCACAAATTACCTGAGAATGGTAACAAGTTTATATGTATCAAGAATCTCCAAATCTCTGAAGTATTCAACCAGCCAATGAGAACTCTATTTTCCAGACATTATTATAGAGTTCGAGACAATCATCACACATACCAAATGGCCGCGAAAAGCTGCTTGAATCTTGATGGCAGCTATCTCTTCCTTGGTTTTACCCGAGCCACGGGCTGCAGCTGTGAGGCGGACAACCTCTGCAGCAGCATGAGCAGCAGCAACTGCGGCCTCAGCAGCTGCAGCAGTCGCAAGAGCAACAGAATAAGCATGCCTGCTCTGTTCATTCTCGGCTTCCATCAGCTTCGCCTCCCCCACCGGAGATTGAGAAGCAGGGACCACTGCTGCGTTTTCTGCATTGTACGAATCCAAATATAGCACCTCCTTCCCCCAGTCTCCCGATTTTCGATTCTTCTGATCACACAAAGGAGTAAAAACATTATACTCTAATTTTCCATACcaagaaaaaaatggaaaatgatgaaaaaaaaaatggtaccTTTCTACTACTCTGCCCTGATCCGCAGCTCATTGCTTTCTTCACTGCGTGAAGCCATCCCATTTTCTTTCCCATTTTTTTTACTGAAACATATTAAgcaattttgaagaaaattaagCACCAATTCCAAAATAAATATCACTATTCTAAAATAAATATTGCTAATTTCAAATACATGAACAGATCTGCGCTGAATATACCTAACTATTTAGTTCCCACGCATTCAAAGCAGCCATTTAATAAAGGGTTTTAGAGAAAATTCAAACTTTCCTGTTCATATTCAACAAACCGGaccttcccaccaaaaaatacccaaaaagaggataacaaattaaatactaaccaaaaagggaaagaaaaatcAAATCTATAGGTATTCCATTCACACTCAAACAAGCTATATaccaaaatcaaaattaaacaaaaacaaacaaacaaacaaagatTGCCACATTACAAATTATGTTCAATCCACCAATTTAAGCACCATTGCTCAGTTCAAAACTATGTAATTTAGTCTGAATCTTCAAGGAACCCATTAACCCCACCCCAATATTACTTGTTTcaa comes from Salvia miltiorrhiza cultivar Shanhuang (shh) chromosome 3, IMPLAD_Smil_shh, whole genome shotgun sequence and encodes:
- the LOC131017126 gene encoding protein IQ-DOMAIN 3-like yields the protein MGKKMGWLHAVKKAMSCGSGQSSRKKNRKSGDWGKEVLYLDSYNAENAAVVPASQSPVGEAKLMEAENEQSRHAYSVALATAAAAEAAVAAAHAAAEVVRLTAAARGSGKTKEEIAAIKIQAAFRGHLARRALKALRGHARLRSLIEGQSVKRQATSTLKYMQLLGRMQSEVRARRTRKSEENLSIQHQIQQKHEREQLEKFRASIGEDWDDSMQSKEQIEANLQHRQEAAIRRERALAYAYTHQQTWRASSNSANQTFMDPSNPHWGWSWLERWMATRPHENGNATSKEQNSDHNSVKSNASRSVSILGDPKMQSPTAQKQSRPPSRQSPSTPKSKITPSKFRPASPRGTNGTDDDSKSIRSAQSDRCRRHSIAGSSVRDDESITSSQAATRGYLASTESTRAKSRMASPLGGERGGTPEKAAGGSAKKRLSFSGSPAGPRRHSGPPRVDISPMKDITTNS